In a single window of the Papaver somniferum cultivar HN1 chromosome 8, ASM357369v1, whole genome shotgun sequence genome:
- the LOC113302232 gene encoding phosphoenolpyruvate carboxylase 2-like has protein sequence MARNLEKLASIDAQLRLLVPGKVSEDDKLVEYDALLLDSFLDILEDLHGDDIKQTVQELYEHSAEYEGGNHDPKKLEDLGNILTSLDPGDSIVVAKSFSHMLNLANLAEEVQIAYRRRIKLKKGDFADENSATTESDIEETLKRLVTQMGKSPEEVFDALKNQTVDLVFTAHPTQSVRRSLLQKHGRIRDCLAQLYAKDITPDDKQELDEALQREIQAAFRTDEIRRTPPTPQDEMRAGMSYFHETIWKGVPKFLRRLDTALKNLGINERVPYNAPLIQFSSWMGGDRDGNPRVTPEVTRDVCLLARMMASNLYYSQIEDLMFELSMWRCSDELRIRADEIHRSSKKDAKHYIEFWKKVPVSEPYRVILSDVRDKLYQTRERSRHLLSNEISEVPEEATYTNLEQFLEPLELCYRSLCSCGDRAIADGSLLDFLRQVSTFGLSLVRLDIRQESDRHTDVIDAIINHLGIGSYKEWSEERRQEWLLSELNGKRPLFGPDLPKTEEIADVLDTFHVLSELPSDNFGAYIISMATSPSDVLAVELLQRECHVKNPLRVVPLFEKLADLEAAPAAMARLFSVEWYRNRIDGKQEVMIGYSDSGKDAGRFSAGWQLYKAQEDLIKVAKQFGVKLTMFHGRGGTVGRGGGPTHLAILSQPPDTINGSLRVTVQGEVIEQSFGEEHLCFRTLQRFTAATLEHGMHPPVSPKPEWRALMDEMAIISTEKYRSIVFKEPRFVEYFRLATPELEYGRMNIGSRPSKRKPSGGIESLRAIPWIFAWTQTRFHLPVWLGFGAAFKHVIEKDVRNLHMLQEMYNQWPFFRVTIDLVEMVFAKGDPGIAALYDKLLVSEDLWSFGQQLRADYEETKSYLLKIAGHRDLLEGDPYLKQRLRLRHSYITTLNVCQAYTLKRIRDPNYHVTLRPHLSREITESSKPAAELVKLNPTSEYAPGLEDTLILTMKGIAAGMQNTG, from the exons ATGGCTCGTAACTTAGAGAAACTAGCATCAATTGATGCTCAACTAAGGCTTTTAGTTCCTGGAAAAGTGTCAGAAGATGATAAACTTGTTGAATATGATGCTTTGCTTCTTGATAGCTTTCTTGACATCCTTGAAGATTTGCATGGAGATGATATCAAACAAACT GTTCAAGAGTTGTATGAACATTCAGCCGAGTACGAAGGCGGAAACCATGACCCTAAGAAGCTAGAAGATCTTGGGAATATACTAACAAGTTTGGATCCTGGAGATTCAATTGTTGTTGCGAAATCATTCTCACACATGCTTAACTTGGCTAACTTGGCTGAGGAAGTTCAGATTGCTTATCGTAGAAGAATTAAGCTTAAAAAGGGGGATTTTGCCGATGAGAATTCAGCAACAACTGAATCAGATATTGAAGAGactctcaagagacttgtcacaCAAATGGGGAAATCCCCTGAAGAGGTTTTTGACGCTCTCAAGAACCAGACTGTTGATCTTGTGTTTACTGCTCATCCTACGCAATCCGTCCGAAGATCTTTGCTTCAGAAGCATGGAAG GATTCGTGATTGTTTGGCGCAGTTATATGCAAAAGACATTACTCCTGATGATAAGCAGGAACTGGATGAGGCACTTCAGAGAGAG ATTCAGGCAGCATTTCGAACTGATGAAATCCGTAGGACACCTCCTACTCCTCAAGATGAGATGAGGGCAGGAATGAGCTACTTCCATGAGACAATCTGGAAGGGTGTCCCGAAATTCTTGCGTCGTCTTGACACAGCGTTGAAGAATTTAGGGATAAATGAGCGGGTTCCTTACAACGCACCACTCATTCAGTTTTCTTCTTGGATGGGCGGAGACCGGGATG GAAATCCAAGGGTTACTCCTGAAGTCACAAGAGATGTGTGCTTATTGGCTCGAATGATGGCTTCCAACTTATATTATTCTCAGATAGAAGACCTTATGTTTGAg TTGTCTATGTGGCGTTGTAGCGATGAACTCCGTATACGTGCAGATGAGATCCACAGGTCCTCAAAGAAAGATGCCAAACACTACATAG AGTTTTGGAAAAAAGTTCCTGTAAGTGAACCATATCGTGTTATACTTAGTGATGTGAGGGATAAGCTGTATCAGACTCGTGAGCGCTCTCGACATTTACTATCCAATGAAATTTCAGAGGTTCCAGAGGAGGCAACATATACAAATCTTGAGCAG TTCTTAGAGCCTCTCGAGCTTTGTTATAGATCCCTTTGCTCTTGTGGTGATCGAGCAATTGCTGATGGTAGCCTTCTTGATTTCTTACGCCAAGTTTCTACTTTTGGTCTCTCACTCGTGAGACTTGATATTAGGCAAGAATCAGATAGGCACACTGATGtcatagatgccatcataaatcaCCTGGGCATTGGTTCCTACAAAGAGTGGTCCGAAGAACGCCGTCAAGAGTGGCTCCTCTCTGAACTCAATGGAAAGCGACCACTTTTTGGCCCTGATCTTCCAAAAACCGAAGAAATCGCTGATGTGTTGGACACATTCCATGTCCTATCAGAACTCCCTTCTGACAACTTTGGTGCGTATATTATCTCAATGGCCACATCCCCATCAGATGTATTAGCTGTAGAGCTCCTACAACGTGAATGTCACGTGAAGAATCCCTTGAGAGTTGTACCGTTATTTGAAAAGCTTGCGGATCTAGAAGCTGCTCCTGCTGCCATGGCTCGTCTTTTCTCTGTAGAATGGTACAGGAATAGAATAGACGGGAAACAAGAAGTCATGATTGGTTATTCTGATTCTGGAAAAGATGCTGGCCGATTCTCTGCAGGCTGGCAGTTGTATAAAGCTCAAGAAGACCTCATAAAGGTTGCAAAGCAATTCGGAGTGAAGTTGACTATGTTTCACGGCCGAGGTGGGACTGTTGGAAGAGGAGGTGGTCCCACCCATCTCGCTATCCTGTCTCAACCCCCAGATACTATTAACGGGTCATTACGTGTTACAGTTCAAGGAGAAGTGATAGAACAATCTTTTGGGGAAGAACACTTGTGTTTTAGAACACTTCAGCGTTTCACTGCTGCTACACTTGAGCATGGTATGCATCCACCTGTCTCACCAAAGCCGGAGTGGCGTGCACTTATGGATGAGATGGCCATCATTTCAACAGAGAAGTATCGTTCTATTGTCTTCAAAGAACCTCGATTCGTTGAATACTTCCGCCTG GCAACACCAGAGCTTGAATATGGTAGGATGAACATTGGGAGTCGTCCTTCAAAAAGAAAGCCGAGTGGGGGAATTGAATCTCTACGTGCTATCCCGTGGATCTTTGCATGGACCCAGACAAGGTTTCATCTTCCTGTGTGGCTTGGGTTTGGAGCTGCATTTAAACATGTCATCGAGAAAGACGTTAGAAACCTCCATATGCTCCAAGAGATGTACAACCAGTGGCCTTTTTTCAGAGTCACAATCGACTTGGTTGAAATGGTGTTTGCCAAGGGAGACCCTGGTATTGCTGCTTTATATGACAAGTTGCTAGTGTCGGAGGATCTTTGGTCTTTCGGACAGCAATTGCGAGCTGATTACGAAGAAACTAAAAGCTATCTCCTCAAG ATTGCAGGCCACAGGGATCTTCTTGAAGGGGACCCATACCTGAAACAGAGACTCCGACTTCGTCATTCATACATAACAACCCTAAATGTTTGCCAGGCCTACACTCTGAAACGGATCCGAGACCCTAACTACCACGTTACACTGAGGCCTCACCTTTCGAGAGAGATTACAGAATCAAGCAAGCCAGCTGCTGAATTGGTGAAGCTTAATCCAACAAGTGAATATGCTCCAGGACTGGAGGACACCCTCATCTTAACCATGAAAGGTATTGCTGCGGGTATGCAGAATACTGGTTGA